One window of the Pyxicephalus adspersus chromosome 5, UCB_Pads_2.0, whole genome shotgun sequence genome contains the following:
- the LDLRAD4 gene encoding low-density lipoprotein receptor class A domain-containing protein 4 isoform X3 → MSSDQFNTTLDDEQDAGIKDLFLVKAELEFVQIIIIIVVITVMVVVIVCLLNHYKLSTWSIINRQSQSRRQEEALQPERCLWPSDNLDSRQGASEVGKKRNSIKNIFIPKSPKRCDNTIELQIMYTSRSRDRFTTPSFMQRDRFSRFQPTYPYIQHEIDLPPTISLSDGEEPPPYQGPCTLQLRDPEQQMELNRESVRAPPNRTIFDSDLIDISLYNGGPCPPSSNSGISATNHSSNGRMEGPPPTYSEVMGHYPGSSYFHHQQNNTSSSQTSSRLTFQANDPESTIVPVNGKDRKPGNLV, encoded by the exons CTGAATTGGAATTTGTCCAGATCATTATCATAATCGTGGTCATAACGGTAATGGTGGTTGTGATTGTTTGCCTTTTGAATCATTATAAACTGTCAACGTGGTCCATCATTAACAGACAAAGCCAAAGTAGAAGGCAGGAAGAAGCCCTACAGCCG GAAAGGTGTTTGTGGCCTTCAGATAACTTAGACTCACGGCAAGGAGCATCAGAG GTTGGCAAAAAAAGGAACTCCATAAAGAACATATTCATCCCTAAATCCCCTAAAAGATGTGATAATACAATAGAACTACAG ATTATGTATACATCAAGGTCCAGAGACAGATTCACGACTCCTTCCTTTATGCAGAGAGATCGTTTTAGCCGCTTCCAGCCAACATATCCATACATTCAGCACGAGATTGACCTTCCACCTACTATTTCCCTGTCTGATGGAGAAGAGCCTCCACCCTACCAGGGTCCATGTACTCTGCAGTTACGAGACCCAGAACAGCAGATGGAACTTAACAGAGAATCTGTCAGAGCACCTCCAAACAGGACCATTTTTGACAGTGATTTGATAGATATATCATTGTACAATGGGGGTCCGTGCCCACCAAGCAGCAATTCGGGCATCAGTGCAACCAACCATAGCAGTAATGGCCGAATGGAAGGACCACCACCAACCTACAGCGAAGTTATGGGACACTATCCAGGTTCATCGTATTTCCACCACCAGCAGAATAACACCTCTTCTTCTCAGACAAGTAGTAGACTTACATTTCAGGCAAATGATCCAGAGAGCACAATAGTTCCTGTCAATGGAAAAGACAGAAAGCCAGGGAATCTTGTTTGA
- the LDLRAD4 gene encoding low-density lipoprotein receptor class A domain-containing protein 4 isoform X4, giving the protein MSSDQFNTTLDDEQDAGIKDLFLVKAELEFVQIIIIIVVITVMVVVIVCLLNHYKLSTWSIINRQSQSRRQEEALQPERCLWPSDNLDSRQGASEIMYTSRSRDRFTTPSFMQRDRFSRFQPTYPYIQHEIDLPPTISLSDGEEPPPYQGPCTLQLRDPEQQMELNRESVRAPPNRTIFDSDLIDISLYNGGPCPPSSNSGISATNHSSNGRMEGPPPTYSEVMGHYPGSSYFHHQQNNTSSSQTSSRLTFQANDPESTIVPVNGKDRKPGNLV; this is encoded by the exons CTGAATTGGAATTTGTCCAGATCATTATCATAATCGTGGTCATAACGGTAATGGTGGTTGTGATTGTTTGCCTTTTGAATCATTATAAACTGTCAACGTGGTCCATCATTAACAGACAAAGCCAAAGTAGAAGGCAGGAAGAAGCCCTACAGCCG GAAAGGTGTTTGTGGCCTTCAGATAACTTAGACTCACGGCAAGGAGCATCAGAG ATTATGTATACATCAAGGTCCAGAGACAGATTCACGACTCCTTCCTTTATGCAGAGAGATCGTTTTAGCCGCTTCCAGCCAACATATCCATACATTCAGCACGAGATTGACCTTCCACCTACTATTTCCCTGTCTGATGGAGAAGAGCCTCCACCCTACCAGGGTCCATGTACTCTGCAGTTACGAGACCCAGAACAGCAGATGGAACTTAACAGAGAATCTGTCAGAGCACCTCCAAACAGGACCATTTTTGACAGTGATTTGATAGATATATCATTGTACAATGGGGGTCCGTGCCCACCAAGCAGCAATTCGGGCATCAGTGCAACCAACCATAGCAGTAATGGCCGAATGGAAGGACCACCACCAACCTACAGCGAAGTTATGGGACACTATCCAGGTTCATCGTATTTCCACCACCAGCAGAATAACACCTCTTCTTCTCAGACAAGTAGTAGACTTACATTTCAGGCAAATGATCCAGAGAGCACAATAGTTCCTGTCAATGGAAAAGACAGAAAGCCAGGGAATCTTGTTTGA